The DNA region TTCTATattaccttacctagcaaatatactctgtgacgaacaggttagAGCTAAACTAGTCAATAACCTGTGTTCTTAAGCATGTTTCTTATTTGGAAAGTTGTACAGATTCAGATTGTTTTCAGCtttttccttctttgtttttttgtaaaagaaacttgttcAAATACTTCGTGCTGATAATTCCGAATTGTACcgaaatataatactgaataaagccattaataataatgaaaaataataagtcTCTGTTAATTTGAATTTTTCCCTTTTAGACTCATTCTTTCACGAGTATATTAAGGATCCACAATTTTAGTATCCACATTTTAGGAGCTTCATTTCCTAGATTATATGTTTTTGGTGATTTCAGATACTGAAAGATTTTCGGACAGCAGAGCAAATCATTATTTACTTTTTGGTTGACTTGTATGTGAAAGTTCAGCAAACCAGGCGACCAAAGATCCTTTATTTTGGTTTTGGATGATTGACTGAAGTGAAATGTCTGAATGTCTATTTTTTGTTGACTGCTACTAAATTTATTTGATGGAATCAGATCCTATCAGTACTAACGAACCGTGCGACGTTCTTCTAATGCAATCAAGTATACCTATGAATGTAAACGACGACGAACATGAGACTAAATCAGATACTCTTGCACCAATTGAACAAATCGACTACTCGGTACCTGAAAGACCAGATGAGCTGAACAATGATACACCATTCCATGAAAAGCAGATTCCAGAATCCTCTAGTCAACAGGAAGACGGTCTCTCTGGAGACATAAACAAGCCAGATCAAACCCATTCATATTTCCCTGAGGACGATGATTCATCCACTTTACAGCATAAAAACCTCAGACCTCGACGGTCTATAAGAAAACGATTTGTCGAGATACAAGAGGACGAATGGGAAAGGCTCTTGAGTGATGATGTCTCTCTTCATGAGTATGATCTTAGTCAATATGTAGATATGGAAGGAGAATCAATTAATACATGGGTAAGATACTTCTAACAAAGTGAATTTTTGTCGATAAAGTATTTCAGCCATTTACGTGTTTTCTATTTGGTCCAACGTACGGACGTTGCATAGTGTTGCAGTGCTATGTGGTCAAAGCGTTATGTTCTGAGGCATTAAAAATGGCTTGTGGTGTACTTACTGATGAAGAacaatgttattttatcataGTATTCGTAGGCGATTACGTACTTATGATCAGCccatttcaaatgaatttttatCTAGACTGATTTCGATGAAAGGGACTCATTACAATTACTTTCGCTGTGCATGCAAAACGTTTAACTCGAGCCTGTATATCCATCTGTCGTCTCACTTTTATTAGATAagatatatttacaattattttcGGGAGCTATTTGACTCGACTAGTTTTTGGTAAATACTAGGTATTGTGATGGCGAGCAACTTATTTTGAATTCTGA from Schistosoma haematobium chromosome ZW, whole genome shotgun sequence includes:
- the CHD4 gene encoding choline dehydrogenase 4 (EggNog:ENOG410V5V9~COG:K) — encoded protein: MESDPISTNEPCDVLLMQSSIPMNVNDDEHETKSDTLAPIEQIDYSVPERPDELNNDTPFHEKQIPESSSQQEDGLSGDINKPDQTHSYFPEDDDSSTLQHKNLRPRRSIRKRFVEIQEDEWERLLSDDVSLHEYDLSQYVDMEGESINTWIAVEQILGNRKLKSSKITKASE